A region of Lacinutrix sp. Hel_I_90 DNA encodes the following proteins:
- a CDS encoding alginate lyase family protein: MNIETVVSKPIPVVWYRFKQLLKLKYYFKTQFWSKVEKQIATKVSKGTAFKTKSNLFHDTFNGYNELTSVLNNITLDKANRILEGTISVFDVDYQFTFPLQWNVDWRANETWENKYFKGYRFYKPNKEKEFDVKFPWELSRLSFLITVARAYLINNDAKYLAFVNTTLQDWKTKNPMAHSVNWYPMEVAVRTVNLIQLRELLLLSPETDKTINLLNEVLLLQGVFLWRTVEYTDVRGNHYAANVTALLLLGKVFKGFYKEAKEWYHYAISKTEKEFHLQFLKDGVNFEKSIPYHRLVVELFFISFLVMKRTGVKLETETLTIFKSANSFIKSITKPNLETPIIGDNDSASVFQNDNLSLNNHSNMLQLASLFLEDERLNISNEAYHSSMECFGINSITSSTKNVAFQLNYFEKGGFISAKTKSDYFIADYGEVGMNGKGGHGHNDLFSFELMLDGQDIIVDPGCYTYTGNLDLKSEMKSSSYHNGLVVDNEEIAPQIGEWGISNMAEPQKVSCDENENSTTISGEHNGYQRLESPVKHKRTFTIAKDFNEILCEDEVFCNSKHEITRSLHFAAHVNLTVQNKSIVVKVEKKQYLITFDPETEVALDDYYLSPNYGSKVIAKRAVLKTKVTNNIVLYFNITNE, from the coding sequence ATGAATATTGAAACAGTAGTATCTAAACCTATCCCAGTAGTATGGTATCGTTTTAAGCAATTATTAAAACTTAAATATTACTTTAAGACTCAGTTTTGGTCTAAGGTCGAAAAACAAATAGCGACTAAAGTGTCTAAAGGAACTGCTTTTAAAACTAAAAGCAATTTGTTTCATGACACTTTTAATGGTTATAACGAATTAACTTCAGTTTTAAACAACATTACATTAGATAAGGCTAATCGTATCTTAGAAGGTACAATTAGCGTTTTTGATGTAGACTATCAATTTACATTTCCATTACAATGGAATGTAGATTGGAGAGCTAATGAAACTTGGGAAAACAAGTATTTTAAGGGGTATCGTTTTTATAAACCCAATAAGGAAAAGGAATTCGATGTTAAATTTCCATGGGAATTATCTAGGCTTAGTTTTTTAATCACTGTTGCTAGAGCCTATTTAATAAATAATGATGCCAAGTATTTAGCGTTTGTAAACACCACTTTGCAAGACTGGAAAACCAAAAACCCAATGGCACATTCTGTAAATTGGTATCCCATGGAAGTTGCTGTGCGTACAGTAAACTTAATACAATTACGAGAGTTATTATTACTTAGCCCAGAAACAGATAAGACCATTAATTTGTTAAATGAAGTATTGTTACTTCAAGGCGTTTTTTTATGGCGAACTGTTGAATACACTGATGTTCGTGGTAACCACTACGCTGCAAACGTAACAGCACTTTTATTATTAGGGAAAGTGTTTAAAGGGTTTTATAAAGAAGCAAAGGAATGGTATCATTATGCCATTTCTAAAACCGAAAAAGAGTTTCATTTACAGTTTTTAAAAGATGGTGTAAATTTCGAAAAATCAATACCGTATCACAGATTAGTTGTAGAGTTGTTTTTTATTTCGTTTTTAGTAATGAAACGAACAGGTGTTAAATTAGAAACAGAAACACTAACTATTTTTAAAAGTGCGAATAGTTTTATTAAAAGCATAACAAAACCCAATTTAGAAACGCCAATTATTGGCGATAATGATAGTGCTTCGGTATTTCAAAATGATAACTTGTCTTTAAACAATCATTCAAACATGCTACAATTGGCAAGTTTGTTTTTAGAAGATGAACGTTTAAATATTTCAAATGAGGCATATCATTCTTCAATGGAATGCTTCGGAATTAACAGCATTACTTCATCAACAAAAAACGTAGCATTTCAGCTAAATTACTTTGAAAAAGGCGGCTTTATTTCAGCTAAAACCAAATCAGATTATTTTATAGCGGATTATGGTGAAGTTGGTATGAATGGAAAAGGGGGTCATGGGCATAACGATTTGTTTAGTTTTGAACTAATGCTTGATGGACAGGATATTATAGTAGATCCTGGTTGCTACACGTATACTGGAAATTTAGATCTTAAAAGCGAGATGAAATCGTCATCGTATCATAATGGTTTAGTTGTAGACAATGAAGAAATTGCACCACAAATTGGTGAATGGGGCATTAGTAACATGGCTGAGCCGCAAAAAGTTAGTTGTGATGAAAACGAAAATTCTACTACAATTTCGGGAGAGCACAATGGCTACCAAAGATTAGAAAGCCCAGTAAAACACAAACGCACGTTTACTATTGCAAAAGATTTTAATGAGATACTTTGTGAAGACGAGGTGTTTTGTAACTCCAAACATGAAATCACTAGAAGTCTGCATTTCGCTGCCCATGTTAATCTTACTGTTCAAAATAAAAGTATAGTTGTAAAAGTAGAGAAGAAGCAATATCTTATTACATTTGACCCAGAGACTGAAGTAGCTCTTGATGATTATTATTTAAGCCCTAATTATGGTTCCAAAGTAATAGCAAAGAGGGCTGTTTTAAAAACAAAAGTCACTAATAATATTGTGCTCTACTTCAACATAACAAATGAATAA
- a CDS encoding oligosaccharide flippase family protein, with translation MNKLSRDLFFSTAFSVLNVLFNMWLIKEAEFMLSAVALGVFLLMRRVSATFTNLSQLGTSQAIIRFVSVNKNNLEKKKVYFLISFLGWFVSVLILIGLYYFLGEYLGNITYNENENSKMYMQLTLWYIAVLHLSYLVQPYFLTQRKIITYNLISTLNASVILLFVFYYFSKKPNLESILYSALFVMSVLQIVLMLYIIVKLKLYKIPSIKELKQEWKPFYTYSIPRALITFSDMFLLTIGSLLISKENTVIASFLIALVLARMVLVVLQPVSKLSSVIIGNDNVIKKQQQAINLMTGAIVYLTLLFVVLLSTWLDVLLRYWLTNPETITDVLYAFGFIAFGLIPYAFFQGLKGIIEIKYFKPYNLYSLVLAIALHVILFLVLRRYYDTLLSLSISLAIAFVSLGITTVIWCRKDFFGNQYFRFEILILLGVFLFIANYIANQYFNNLIGFVLCSLLSAILYAAVLFKAKPLFIKEAINVLLKRKIT, from the coding sequence ATGAACAAACTAAGTCGTGACTTATTTTTTAGTACTGCATTTTCAGTATTAAACGTGTTGTTTAATATGTGGCTCATAAAAGAGGCAGAGTTCATGCTTAGCGCAGTAGCGCTAGGTGTTTTTTTACTAATGCGTAGGGTTAGTGCAACATTCACCAATTTAAGTCAGTTAGGTACTTCGCAAGCTATTATTCGATTTGTAAGCGTAAACAAAAACAATTTAGAAAAAAAGAAAGTTTATTTCTTGATTTCATTTTTAGGTTGGTTTGTAAGTGTTCTCATTTTAATTGGGCTTTATTATTTTCTGGGAGAATATCTTGGAAATATTACTTATAACGAAAATGAAAACAGCAAAATGTATATGCAATTAACCTTGTGGTATATCGCTGTTTTACATTTAAGTTATTTAGTTCAGCCGTATTTTTTAACACAGCGGAAAATAATTACTTATAATTTGATAAGTACATTAAATGCCAGTGTTATTCTACTTTTTGTATTCTATTATTTTTCTAAAAAACCAAATTTAGAATCTATTTTATATAGTGCATTATTTGTGATGTCTGTATTACAAATAGTGCTTATGCTATATATTATTGTTAAATTAAAACTTTATAAGATACCATCAATAAAGGAACTAAAACAAGAATGGAAACCATTTTATACCTATAGTATTCCTCGGGCGCTAATTACATTTTCAGACATGTTTTTACTTACCATTGGATCCCTATTAATCTCTAAAGAGAATACAGTAATTGCCTCCTTTCTTATTGCTTTAGTTTTAGCAAGAATGGTTTTAGTAGTTTTACAACCAGTTTCTAAATTATCATCTGTAATCATTGGAAATGATAATGTCATTAAAAAACAGCAACAAGCTATTAATTTGATGACTGGCGCAATTGTTTACCTTACTTTGTTATTTGTGGTCCTATTATCTACTTGGTTAGATGTTTTACTGAGGTATTGGTTAACAAATCCAGAAACGATAACTGACGTATTATACGCCTTTGGCTTTATTGCTTTTGGACTCATACCTTATGCGTTTTTTCAAGGCTTAAAAGGCATTATCGAAATTAAATATTTTAAACCATATAATTTATACTCCTTAGTGCTTGCAATAGCATTACATGTGATATTATTTTTAGTGTTGAGACGCTATTATGACACCTTATTGTCCTTATCCATTTCTTTGGCTATAGCCTTTGTTTCTTTGGGAATAACAACTGTTATTTGGTGCCGAAAAGATTTTTTTGGGAATCAATATTTTAGATTCGAAATCCTAATCCTTCTAGGTGTTTTTCTATTTATAGCGAATTACATCGCCAACCAATATTTTAATAATTTAATTGGTTTTGTATTATGTAGTTTGCTTTCTGCAATTCTATACGCTGCAGTGCTATTTAAAGCTAAGCCTTTATTTATAAAAGAGGCAATTAATGTCTTATTAAAACGAAAGATCACTTAA
- a CDS encoding glycosyltransferase produces MNILFFISHQPNPRFIKQINYLAKNNTVTLLFFKRKTLANLNESIDRNVVIHDLGEIPNASRPIKRIGVYLKTIKKLKQLFKVTNFEVLLINNIDVLLLYNAATIFKKKTAKVTIEISDLREFVFSETASAKRMRSLEKRLYNKYIDKLIVTSKKYYEYHFSTFFNKEVFVLENKLLSKEIKVNKITEPIKNKITIIGIVGLLLRKNEYIKLFETYKNSETVAIHIHGKGQHQNIVEDYALKYDNITYFGPYNAFTDAEKIYKSLDIIYLVYDTDQVSLNNKLALPNKLYECMYYKVPLICSKDTYLAELVEKDNIGVAINYKEENAIEEAVSQLVDNKDIKEAFTALPKDAYLGDNDYIAMEVFLGK; encoded by the coding sequence ATGAACATATTATTCTTTATCTCACACCAGCCAAATCCACGGTTTATTAAACAAATAAACTATTTGGCAAAGAACAATACCGTGACGTTATTATTTTTTAAACGGAAAACTCTAGCCAATTTAAACGAGTCTATAGACCGTAACGTGGTCATTCATGATTTAGGTGAAATCCCCAATGCATCGCGGCCCATCAAGCGAATAGGGGTTTATTTAAAAACCATTAAAAAACTGAAACAACTCTTTAAAGTAACTAATTTTGAAGTGCTTTTGATTAATAATATAGATGTGTTGTTATTATATAACGCCGCGACTATTTTTAAGAAAAAAACCGCAAAAGTAACCATTGAAATTTCGGACTTACGCGAATTTGTTTTTAGCGAAACCGCATCAGCAAAACGCATGAGAAGTTTAGAAAAAAGATTGTATAATAAGTATATAGATAAACTGATAGTAACTTCAAAAAAGTATTATGAGTATCACTTTAGTACGTTTTTTAATAAGGAGGTTTTTGTATTAGAAAACAAATTGTTATCAAAAGAAATTAAAGTAAATAAAATAACTGAACCTATAAAAAACAAAATAACGATCATAGGAATAGTAGGTTTATTATTAAGGAAAAATGAATATATAAAACTCTTTGAAACTTATAAAAACAGCGAAACGGTAGCTATTCATATTCATGGAAAAGGACAACACCAAAACATAGTTGAAGATTATGCTTTGAAATATGATAACATAACTTATTTTGGCCCTTATAATGCGTTTACAGATGCTGAAAAGATATATAAGTCACTAGATATTATTTATTTGGTGTATGATACGGATCAAGTCTCGTTAAATAATAAGTTAGCACTACCTAATAAGTTATACGAATGTATGTATTATAAAGTGCCCTTAATATGCAGTAAGGACACATACTTAGCCGAATTGGTAGAAAAAGATAACATAGGAGTAGCAATTAATTATAAAGAAGAAAATGCTATTGAAGAGGCTGTCTCACAATTGGTAGATAATAAAGATATTAAAGAGGCGTTTACAGCTTTACCTAAAGATGCTTACTTGGGAGATAATGATTATATAGCAATGGAAGTCTTTTTAGGGAAATAA
- a CDS encoding O-antigen ligase has protein sequence MTAIRAKYKDYFKDVDLVFLLLIGVLCTFPLEKWNPKFILGLFIAQLFLVFKKREFRLKTTPFFWMLMALFSLNFFGLFYTENLDKGFAVITRQISLVLFPIFYASYNINRVKLLFKTYCISIFIFLVVFEAYTVYRFFYQSAIFPLDLELFLSFRYTGAELTKLIDIHNAYLGIYIIMSNILIVSFLKTTKKNYHSILLLLLIVFQSLFLMQMVAKTAIILNGLIIIPSLVYLLILQKRIKMLVFFATIVMGLGYFTITKFDLPLNRILDRVEELSNSNQKERETRPIIWKSALPLIKNNIVIGLGTGDANNVLISKYKSEGLKTNTNVHNQYLDYLLRFGVVGLLIFLGVFSYALYQSVKLNNYVYFCFLTLILGSCFTENILSRQWGVTFFATFNYLLYLTATKTIKWE, from the coding sequence ATGACAGCAATTAGAGCTAAATATAAAGACTATTTTAAAGATGTTGACCTAGTTTTTCTTTTGTTAATTGGAGTGCTGTGTACATTTCCATTAGAGAAATGGAATCCAAAATTTATTTTAGGTTTATTTATAGCACAGTTATTTTTAGTGTTTAAAAAGCGCGAGTTTAGGTTAAAAACTACCCCTTTTTTTTGGATGTTAATGGCTCTTTTTAGTCTCAACTTTTTTGGGCTTTTTTATACTGAAAATTTAGACAAAGGATTTGCCGTTATTACAAGGCAAATTAGTTTAGTATTGTTCCCTATTTTTTATGCTAGCTATAACATAAATAGAGTGAAATTGTTATTTAAAACATATTGCATTTCTATTTTTATTTTTCTAGTCGTATTTGAAGCTTACACAGTATACCGTTTTTTCTATCAGAGTGCTATCTTTCCTTTAGACCTAGAGTTGTTTTTATCCTTTAGATATACAGGGGCAGAATTAACAAAATTAATAGACATACATAATGCCTATTTGGGCATTTATATAATAATGTCTAATATTTTAATTGTTTCTTTTTTAAAAACCACAAAAAAGAATTATCACAGTATTTTACTGTTACTATTAATTGTTTTTCAATCCTTATTCTTAATGCAAATGGTTGCTAAAACAGCCATAATACTAAATGGTTTAATAATAATTCCCTCATTAGTTTATTTGTTAATTCTTCAAAAAAGAATTAAGATGTTAGTTTTTTTTGCTACAATAGTTATGGGTCTTGGCTACTTTACGATAACCAAGTTTGATCTGCCTTTAAATAGAATCTTAGATCGCGTAGAGGAGTTAAGTAATTCTAACCAGAAAGAAAGAGAAACAAGACCGATAATATGGAAATCGGCCTTGCCATTAATTAAAAACAATATTGTTATTGGACTGGGAACAGGTGACGCAAACAATGTTTTAATTAGCAAGTATAAAAGTGAAGGTCTTAAAACAAATACTAATGTGCATAATCAATATTTAGATTACTTGTTGCGCTTTGGTGTAGTGGGCTTATTAATCTTTTTAGGTGTGTTTAGTTACGCGCTATACCAATCGGTTAAACTAAATAATTATGTATACTTTTGTTTTTTAACACTAATTTTAGGCAGTTGTTTTACAGAGAATATATTAAGTAGACAATGGGGGGTTACTTTTTTCGCGACCTTTAACTATTTACTCTACCTTACAGCAACAAAAACCATTAAATGGGAATAA
- a CDS encoding bi-domain-containing oxidoreductase yields the protein MKQILQSFKTGNTELADVPAPKVKRGQVLIRTTRSLVSLGTERMLVEFGKASLIQKARQQPDKVKMVLDKIKAEGLMPTLETVFNKLEQPLPLGYCNVGKVIAVGEGVASFKMGDRVASNGQHGEFVCIPENLVAHIPDCLTDEEAAFTVIGAIGLQGIRLVKPTMGETIVVIGLGLIGLLTAEMLIANGCKVIGYDLDDAKVSMAKSKGVQAFNPIKGNDPVKFVLENTNNVGADGVIITASTKSNDIISQAANMSRQRGRIVLVGVIGLNISRADFYEKELSFQVSCSYGPGRYDDDYEQKGRDYPLPFVRWTEKRNFETVLQLIETGKLKVKELISDITPLEDYDKIYGNIGQSKAIASILKYDENNVPEHSIVVNKKELEVKNGVIGLIGAGNFTKMTLLPAFKGTDAQIKHIVSSGGVNGTALAQKHNIAQSTTDYDLVLDDEEVNLVMITTRHNLHANMVIQALNKGKHVFVEKPLALNAEELQSIEESYKQSKGTLMIGFNRRFSPHTQKMKSIIGDAPMNVIATMNAGAIPSNVWVHDMAVGGGRIIGEACHYLDLIVFLTGSKIKAVCMNALGENPEENTDNASILVKLENGSTGVINYFSNGAKSYSKERLEVYSQEKTLTMDNFIKTTGYGTKGFSKLKTKLDKGHKKQFATILSELKKGSIELIPYDELINVTKASFAAIKSLKEGQWIEVK from the coding sequence ATGAAGCAAATATTACAGTCTTTCAAAACAGGTAATACAGAACTTGCAGATGTTCCTGCTCCAAAAGTTAAAAGAGGACAAGTGCTTATACGAACTACTAGAAGTTTAGTCTCTCTTGGTACAGAACGCATGTTGGTAGAGTTTGGAAAAGCGTCACTTATACAAAAAGCAAGACAACAGCCAGACAAGGTTAAAATGGTTTTAGATAAAATTAAAGCTGAGGGGCTAATGCCTACTTTGGAAACCGTTTTTAATAAATTAGAGCAACCATTACCACTGGGTTATTGTAATGTTGGAAAAGTAATTGCTGTTGGAGAAGGAGTTGCAAGTTTTAAAATGGGTGATCGTGTAGCTTCCAATGGACAACACGGTGAATTTGTTTGTATTCCTGAAAATTTAGTAGCTCACATACCAGATTGTTTAACCGATGAGGAAGCTGCTTTTACGGTTATTGGAGCTATTGGTTTGCAGGGTATTCGATTGGTGAAACCAACAATGGGTGAAACCATAGTGGTTATAGGGCTTGGTTTAATAGGGTTATTAACAGCCGAAATGCTTATTGCGAATGGTTGTAAGGTAATAGGTTACGATCTCGACGATGCTAAAGTCTCCATGGCCAAATCTAAAGGCGTACAGGCCTTTAATCCTATAAAGGGCAATGACCCAGTTAAATTTGTGCTTGAGAACACAAATAATGTTGGAGCAGACGGAGTAATTATTACAGCATCTACCAAGTCAAATGATATTATTTCACAAGCTGCAAATATGAGCAGACAGCGCGGTAGAATTGTACTCGTTGGTGTTATTGGCTTAAATATTTCCAGAGCAGATTTTTATGAAAAAGAATTAAGCTTCCAAGTTTCTTGTTCCTATGGACCAGGTAGGTACGACGATGATTACGAACAAAAAGGAAGAGATTATCCATTACCATTTGTGCGTTGGACAGAAAAAAGAAATTTTGAAACGGTATTACAACTTATAGAAACTGGAAAATTAAAAGTTAAAGAATTAATTTCAGATATCACTCCTTTAGAGGACTACGATAAAATTTATGGCAACATCGGGCAGTCCAAAGCTATCGCGTCTATACTAAAATACGACGAAAATAATGTTCCTGAACACAGTATCGTTGTAAACAAAAAAGAATTAGAAGTTAAAAATGGGGTAATCGGTTTAATAGGGGCAGGTAATTTTACTAAAATGACCCTATTACCAGCTTTTAAAGGTACAGATGCGCAAATTAAGCATATTGTTTCCTCTGGAGGTGTAAATGGTACAGCTTTAGCACAAAAACATAATATAGCACAAAGCACAACGGATTACGACTTGGTTTTAGATGATGAAGAGGTTAACCTCGTTATGATTACTACGAGACATAACTTGCATGCCAATATGGTAATACAAGCGTTAAATAAAGGAAAACATGTTTTTGTTGAAAAGCCCCTAGCTTTAAATGCTGAAGAGCTTCAAAGTATTGAAGAATCTTATAAACAAAGCAAGGGAACATTAATGATTGGATTTAACAGACGTTTTTCTCCACATACACAAAAAATGAAATCTATCATTGGAGATGCACCAATGAATGTCATTGCTACTATGAATGCTGGGGCAATACCTTCAAACGTTTGGGTACATGACATGGCTGTTGGTGGAGGACGAATAATAGGTGAAGCTTGCCATTATTTGGATTTAATAGTCTTCTTAACAGGAAGTAAAATTAAAGCAGTTTGTATGAATGCCTTAGGAGAAAATCCCGAAGAGAATACCGATAACGCATCCATTTTAGTAAAATTAGAAAATGGCTCGACAGGCGTTATTAATTATTTTTCAAATGGTGCAAAATCGTACTCAAAAGAGCGTTTAGAAGTCTATTCTCAAGAAAAGACGTTGACCATGGATAACTTTATTAAAACTACGGGTTATGGTACAAAAGGTTTTTCTAAGTTAAAAACAAAGTTAGATAAAGGTCATAAAAAACAATTTGCAACCATACTAAGCGAGCTTAAAAAAGGAAGTATAGAATTAATTCCTTATGATGAATTAATAAACGTGACTAAAGCAAGTTTTGCGGCTATAAAAAGTTTAAAAGAAGGACAATGGATCGAAGTAAAATAA
- a CDS encoding heparinase II/III family protein, whose amino-acid sequence MIQKTKLVFNLLKNMGLRYVLYRTYYAISTKLGWQKIAFPTQPKFEKFITLDEWRKNLPPFFFFGKNINNLPREKDEKLKKTFEEIENGRFTFFSKQKFDLGKNYDWMTNPVTNHKYNSSQHWSEIQDISIEAGDIKFVWEKARFSFLFDIIRYDYHFEEDQSQLVFNEIEDFIEKNPINQGPNYKCSQEISLRLLNWTFALYYYKDSEHLNDALFQKIINAIYWQLHHVYKNIHFSRIAVRNNHAITETLTLYLSAKLFPFITDTKKWSVKGKAWFEQEIEYQIYKDGTFLQFSMNYHRVVLQLLTWAMQLSKLNKDKFKPVVYDRAKKSLDFLDTCLDPISGELPNYGSNDGALFFKLTNCDFRNYKSQLNDLRLALVNNTFVKSESAFWYGLKTDEVVEYVSPKETNSFNIGGYYIMQDKDVKTFIRCGKYKDRPFQSDNLHMDIWVNGKNILRDSGSYKYNTEKAYLNYFNGCEGHNTVSVLGENQMLKGNRFIWYNWVKDAQATLVKNETTFSFKGKIKAFKNIGNNISHHRSVTKETGENKWNVIDSIENVIGKEIYQYWHINPEFHDSIIIESFDADNHKLEPIIEEKWFSGYYGIKEKSIRVTFVTAKSSFKTTIIIDS is encoded by the coding sequence ATGATTCAAAAAACAAAATTAGTTTTCAACCTATTGAAAAACATGGGGTTGCGATATGTTTTATATAGAACTTATTACGCGATTTCGACAAAATTAGGTTGGCAAAAAATAGCGTTTCCTACCCAGCCTAAATTTGAAAAATTCATCACTTTAGATGAATGGCGGAAAAATTTACCGCCCTTTTTTTTCTTTGGTAAAAATATAAACAACCTTCCTAGAGAAAAAGACGAAAAATTAAAAAAGACTTTTGAAGAGATTGAAAATGGACGCTTTACTTTTTTTAGTAAACAGAAATTTGACTTAGGCAAAAATTACGATTGGATGACTAATCCCGTTACCAATCACAAATACAACAGCTCACAACATTGGAGCGAAATTCAAGATATTTCTATTGAAGCTGGAGATATTAAATTTGTGTGGGAAAAAGCACGCTTTTCCTTTTTATTTGATATTATTCGTTATGATTATCATTTTGAAGAGGACCAGTCACAATTAGTTTTCAATGAAATTGAAGACTTTATAGAAAAAAACCCAATCAATCAAGGCCCAAATTATAAATGTAGCCAAGAAATAAGCTTACGCTTATTAAACTGGACATTTGCATTGTATTACTATAAAGATTCAGAGCATTTAAACGATGCTTTATTTCAGAAAATAATAAATGCAATCTATTGGCAATTGCATCACGTATATAAGAATATTCATTTTTCAAGAATTGCAGTAAGAAATAATCATGCGATTACTGAAACACTAACATTATATTTATCAGCGAAACTATTTCCGTTTATAACAGACACCAAAAAGTGGAGTGTTAAAGGCAAAGCATGGTTCGAGCAAGAGATAGAATATCAAATATATAAAGATGGTACATTTCTCCAGTTTTCCATGAACTATCATCGTGTAGTTTTACAGTTACTAACGTGGGCAATGCAGCTTTCAAAATTAAATAAAGACAAATTTAAACCAGTGGTTTATGATAGAGCAAAGAAGTCCTTAGACTTTTTAGATACTTGTCTAGATCCAATTTCTGGAGAACTTCCAAATTATGGGTCAAATGATGGCGCTTTATTCTTTAAACTAACAAATTGCGATTTCAGGAACTATAAATCACAATTAAATGACCTCAGGTTGGCATTGGTTAATAACACTTTTGTTAAAAGTGAGAGTGCTTTTTGGTATGGCTTAAAAACAGACGAAGTTGTAGAGTATGTTTCGCCAAAAGAAACAAATAGCTTTAATATTGGCGGCTACTACATCATGCAGGATAAGGATGTGAAAACGTTTATACGATGTGGTAAATACAAAGACAGACCATTTCAAAGCGATAATTTACATATGGATATATGGGTTAATGGTAAAAATATTTTAAGAGATTCAGGCTCTTATAAATACAATACAGAAAAAGCCTATTTAAATTATTTCAATGGGTGTGAAGGTCATAATACCGTAAGTGTTTTAGGCGAAAACCAAATGTTAAAAGGGAATCGTTTTATTTGGTATAATTGGGTAAAAGACGCTCAGGCCACCTTAGTTAAAAACGAAACTACATTTAGCTTTAAAGGAAAAATAAAAGCCTTTAAAAATATAGGAAATAATATTTCTCATCACCGAAGTGTTACTAAAGAAACAGGCGAAAATAAATGGAATGTTATAGATAGTATAGAAAACGTTATCGGTAAAGAAATATACCAATATTGGCATATAAACCCAGAGTTTCATGACAGTATTATAATTGAGTCTTTTGATGCCGATAATCATAAATTAGAGCCCATAATAGAAGAAAAATGGTTTTCTGGTTATTATGGTATAAAAGAAAAGTCAATAAGGGTTACTTTTGTAACCGCTAAAAGTAGTTTTAAAACTACAATTATAATAGATAGTTAG
- a CDS encoding glycosyltransferase family 4 protein, with translation MRILLIHHAFLEKNDGGGSRFNEMTQVWANHGHEVSVLAGMVHYATGKKNDRYKGKYFHTDQQFYKGVDVFRCHVSESYNVNFIGRLWAYFSFVFSSIYAGLFKVKGDFDIIVVTSPPLFVGITAYILSILKRTPFVFEIRDLWPESAIDTGVLQNKAIIKFAYWFEGFIYKRAKLINVLTPAFKTTLIAKKNVPENKILCIPNAADFTLAETIQNNFDATKFRTELNLQDKFVITYVGAHGVANHLIQLVDSAEKLTETHVVFQLIGSGMEKEMLQQEVLNRKLDNVIFRDPVSKAEVFKYILASDMGASVLKRVDTFKTIYSNKTFDYMSCKKPVLLAIEGVSKQLIEEAACGIYVEPENAEDIAGKIKHYIANIENYTAYGQNGYNYAKLHFERKHLALKYLESLIKVVKKTENV, from the coding sequence ATGCGCATTCTTTTAATTCATCACGCTTTTTTAGAAAAAAATGACGGTGGAGGTTCTCGTTTTAATGAAATGACTCAAGTTTGGGCAAACCATGGACATGAGGTAAGTGTTTTGGCTGGGATGGTGCATTACGCCACGGGAAAGAAAAACGACCGGTATAAAGGTAAATATTTTCACACAGACCAACAGTTTTATAAGGGAGTCGACGTTTTTAGATGTCATGTGTCTGAAAGTTATAACGTAAACTTCATAGGAAGATTATGGGCTTATTTTTCGTTTGTTTTTTCAAGTATTTATGCAGGTTTATTTAAAGTAAAAGGTGATTTTGATATCATCGTAGTTACTTCACCGCCACTTTTTGTAGGAATTACAGCGTATATCCTTTCCATATTGAAAAGAACCCCTTTTGTTTTTGAAATTAGAGACTTATGGCCAGAATCAGCAATAGATACAGGGGTCTTACAAAACAAAGCAATTATTAAATTCGCGTATTGGTTTGAGGGTTTTATTTATAAAAGAGCAAAACTTATAAATGTACTAACACCAGCATTTAAAACAACATTAATTGCAAAGAAAAACGTACCTGAAAATAAAATTCTATGCATTCCGAATGCTGCGGACTTTACTTTAGCAGAAACCATCCAAAATAATTTTGATGCGACTAAATTTAGAACAGAATTAAATTTACAAGACAAATTTGTAATTACTTATGTAGGTGCTCATGGTGTTGCTAACCATTTGATTCAGTTGGTTGATTCTGCAGAAAAATTGACGGAGACGCATGTTGTATTTCAATTAATTGGTTCTGGAATGGAAAAAGAGATGCTACAACAAGAAGTTTTAAACAGAAAATTAGATAATGTTATCTTTAGAGATCCAGTTTCAAAGGCTGAGGTTTTTAAATATATTTTAGCTTCAGATATGGGGGCTTCTGTATTAAAAAGAGTAGACACATTTAAAACCATTTATTCTAATAAGACTTTTGATTATATGTCTTGTAAAAAACCAGTATTGCTCGCTATTGAAGGTGTGTCAAAGCAACTTATAGAAGAGGCAGCATGTGGTATTTATGTTGAACCAGAAAACGCAGAAGATATTGCCGGTAAAATAAAACATTACATTGCTAATATTGAAAACTATACGGCTTATGGCCAAAATGGATACAATTATGCTAAGCTTCATTTTGAAAGAAAACACCTTGCTTTAAAGTATCTTGAGAGCCTAATTAAAGTAGTAAAAAAAACAGAAAATGTATAA